From Phycodurus eques isolate BA_2022a chromosome 20, UOR_Pequ_1.1, whole genome shotgun sequence, a single genomic window includes:
- the LOC133396169 gene encoding trypsin-like, which translates to MKALILLALLGAAFVAAEQDDKIVGGYECPRHSVPYQVSLNAGYHFCGGSLISSQWVVSAAHCYKSRIQVRLGEHNIAANEGTEQWIDSAVLVKHPQYNSHNLDNDIMLLKLSRPAALNNYVRTVPLPSRCTFADENCLVSGWGNMAANGNNFPDRLQCLRQPIIDDRICQNAYPHLFTQNMLCSGFMHGGASSCQGDSGGPLVCNGELQGVVSWGYDCAMKGHPSVYARVCRYNSWINNVMRSY; encoded by the exons ATGAAGGCCCTGATTCTGCTGGCTTTGCTCGGAGCAGCAT TTGTTGCTGCCGAGCAGGACGATAAGATCGTCGGGGGCTACGAGTGCCCCCGTCACTCGGTCCCCTATCAAGTGTCGCTCAACGCCGGCTACCACTTCTGCGGAGGCTCCCTCATTTCCAGCCAGTGGGTGGTCTCTGCCGCCCACTGCTACAAGTc TCGCATTCAGGTGCGTCTGGGCGAGCACAACATCGCAGCCAACGAAGGCACGGAGCAGTGGATCGACTCGGCCGTGCTGGTCAAGCACCCGCAGTACAACAGCCACAACCTGGACAACGACATCATGCTGCTCAAGCTGAGCCGCCCGGCCGCCCTCAACAACTATGTTCGCACCGTGCCGCTGCCCTCGCGCTGCACCTTCGCCGACGAGAACTGCCTGGTGTCCGGCTGGGGCAACATGGCTGCCAACGGCA ACAACTTCCCCGACAGGCTTCAGTGTTTGAGGCAGCCCATCATTGACGACAGGATCTGCCAGAACGCTTACCCGCATCTCTTCACCCAGAACATGCTCTGCTCCGGTTTCATGCACGGCGGCGCCAGCAGCTGCCAG GGAGACTCCGGCGGTCCTCTGGTGTGCAACGGTGAGCTGCAGGGTGTGGTCTCCTGGGGCTACGACTGCGCCATGAAGGGTCACCCCAGCGTGTACGCCCGCGTGTGTCGCTACAACAGCTGGATCAACAACGTCATGAGGAGCTACTGA